CAACCGTCAAAGGACGGTCATAAGTCGGGAATGTCGCAGGTCTGGCAGCGTCTGGCTCAATGGACAGGATATCAATTTGACCGGGGTTCACCATTTCAAGCTGGCGTACTCCAACTGTCATATCTCCATATCCGGCCAATTCGGGCGCATTGGGCAATTGAGTATCGATTGGGTTGTCAGCCATCAGGACGCTTCCTGTCATCGTCGCTACAAGGGCAAAAGGTATCATCGCTTCGGTGCGTCGTGTCATAATAGCTTTCCTCCAAAGTACTTGGATAGACCTAACGGGCATCCCGCCGAACGCAAGCATCACAGACATAACGTTGCGATACATTGCCAGCTACTGTCTCAAACACATCCCGCAGCACATCTCTGTTGTGGAAACGACTAATGCCATTGATCCCCTACTGCCCGACGCCCGTATCACGGCACAGCGTGTCCAAGAGGCTTGATTGGGGCACAAAACAGCGCCAAGATGCAAGGGAAGGCACTCTACTTGGCGAATGTCGGTTCAGCCTTTGGAGGCAACCATGGCCATTACTGTTAAAACCAAGATCCCCAAGCCTGCCAAAAAAACATCCAACGTCTCCGGTGTCGATATGGCGGCGCTGGAAACCGAGTTGGACAAAAATTCTAGCTGGGGCAGCTATGCGGCGGCGCCAGTATTTTCGGCCAAATTTGATAAGTCGAAAAAGGTGAGTGAGATCACCGTGGCACTAAAGCCGGTAATCACGGTTCCAAAATGGAATGAATACGCCAGAAGCACCAAGAAGCGGCAGGCGGAATGGGATCGGATGATCAAAGCGCTGGAGAAATATCTGTCCAGCCTGCACGCCCTGATGTTAGAGGCAGTGGCCAAGTTTGCGGCAGAGATGAAGGATAAGGATTTGGATAAATCCGGACTTGGGGCTGCCACCAAAGAGGCCAAGGCGGCTTTTGCCAAGGCAGTTAAGGATTATACCAGCAAGACCTCGAACGGCAGCTCGGTGGGGGTGTACCTAGACTATATCGAACCGGACCCTGCGACATTCAAGAAAACCGTGCCTGCGCCAAAATCCTCGACCTATACTGTGGCAGGCAAAACTATCGCGGCAGTGTTCAAGGTGCTGGACAAGCGGTCCTTTTGGGGGCGCTACCGCTCGCACCCCAAATACAAGGCGAGTTTTCAGCTGGATGGGCATGTAAAAACATTCACACTGACCAGCAAGCCAACAATCATCATGCCCAAGTGGAAAGACTACTCCAAGGGTAACAAGGGTCAGAAAGCCAGTTGGGACAGTATGTGGAAGAGCCTCGATGTCCATGAAAAGCACCACCACACTATTTTTTCAGACTGTGTGACGCAGCTTGGAAAGACCGTGATTAGCACCGAGATACTTGAGGAGGATCTGGAGGAGTTTTGGAAGGATGAAACCAGCAGCTGGCAGGACAAACAGGACGCGTTTGACGACAAAACGGATCACGGGGCCAACAAGGGTGTGGTGCTGGACGCCTCTTCTGATCCGTGATGGCGGCGTTTAGGCGCAAGTATCACCGTTGCAGCTGATCAAACGCCGTTTTTTTGCTTCGGCCTCAGTTTTCCGTGTATCAACGATGGCCTGATATTCCCATTGCAGTAGCTCGCCGATACGGTTGACGGGATGATGCTGGATGCGTTCGAAGACCCAGGCAAGTCACGCTTCAGGATTAACACCGTTGAGTTTGCAGGTCTCGATCAGGGGATAGGCAATGGCGGCTGAGTTACCGCCAGTTTCCGAGCCCATAAAGAGATAATTCTTGCGGCCCAGAGCCACCGGCCGGACAGCGCGTTCGGCAGTGTTATTATCCAACTCCAGAACGCCGTGATCCAGATAGGGCCTCGCCTTGGTGAGACAGGTGAGCGCATACCTGATTGCCTTGGCCAGTGGCGTCTTGCCGGAGAGTTTAAGGCCTAGGGTTTGTAAACGGTTCAGATCGCCCGCAATCTCTGCGTGACCGATATGGCAGTTCTTAATTGGCTGAGGGCTGAAGCAAACAAAGCCTCTGCCCGCTGAGATATCCATCGCCTGCCCCCCTTAGCCTCTCATTTAGGACTTCAACCCGTCTTCGGTGTTTTGCGACAACGGCGTTCAAAGACCGTTTAAAGGCCGT
This portion of the Parasedimentitalea marina genome encodes:
- a CDS encoding DUF922 domain-containing protein, which produces MAITVKTKIPKPAKKTSNVSGVDMAALETELDKNSSWGSYAAAPVFSAKFDKSKKVSEITVALKPVITVPKWNEYARSTKKRQAEWDRMIKALEKYLSSLHALMLEAVAKFAAEMKDKDLDKSGLGAATKEAKAAFAKAVKDYTSKTSNGSSVGVYLDYIEPDPATFKKTVPAPKSSTYTVAGKTIAAVFKVLDKRSFWGRYRSHPKYKASFQLDGHVKTFTLTSKPTIIMPKWKDYSKGNKGQKASWDSMWKSLDVHEKHHHTIFSDCVTQLGKTVISTEILEEDLEEFWKDETSSWQDKQDAFDDKTDHGANKGVVLDASSDP